One genomic region from Osmerus eperlanus chromosome 6, fOsmEpe2.1, whole genome shotgun sequence encodes:
- the aldh18a1 gene encoding delta-1-pyrroline-5-carboxylate synthase isoform X3 produces MLQRFALCSRLRSRPAQANVCPLITRAVSQTKFPLTRSHGKSFAHRSELKQAKRVVVKLGSAVVTRGDECGLALGRLASVVEQVAVLQNQGREMMIVTSGAVAFGRQRLRHEILLSQSVRQALHSGQNQLKEMSVPVLEARACAAAGQSGLMALYEAMFTQYSTCTAQILVTNLDFHDEQKRRNLNSTLHELLRMNIVPIINTNDAVVPPPVPNSDLQGVNVISIKDNDSLAARLAVEMKADLLIALSDVEGLYDSPPGTDDAKLIDIFYPGDQQSITYGTKSRVGIGGMEAKVKAALWALQGGTSVVIANGTHPKVTGQVITDIVEGKKVGTFFSEVKPAGPTVEQQTEMARQGGRALASLLPEERGEIICRLADLLTEKKEEILNANKRDMELATSSGRLSAPLLNRLSLSSSKLNSLAIGLRQIAVSSQESVGRVLRRTRLANNLQLEQITVPIGVLLVIFESRPDCLPQVSALAIASGNALLLKGGKEAANTNRTLHQLTQEALSVHGVKEAVQLVSTREEVEDLCRLDQLIDLIIPRGSSQLVREIQRAARGIPVLGHSEGVCHVYVDAEASIDKALDIIKDSKCDYPAACNAMETLLIHRDLLRTPLFDQIIDMLRVEQVKIHAGPKFASYLTFSPSEVKSLRTEYGDLECCIEVVDSMQDALDHIHKYGSSHTDAIVTENGENTRTHTDRNSLVQSDQSPDDLCCVVFRGDSGTVPAAAGQRVCVLERQHSLC; encoded by the exons TCCCGCTCACCCGCTCTCATGGAAAGTCGTTTGCCCACCGCAGTGAGCTGAAGCAGGCGAAGCGCGTGGTGGTGAAGCTGGGCAGTGCTGTGGTGACCCGGGGGGATGAGTGTGGCCTGGCCCTTGGCCGCCTGGCCTCCGTCGTGGAGCAG GTGGCGGTGCTGCAGAACCAGGGCAGGGAAATGATGATCGTCACCAGCGGGGCCGTTGCGTTTGGGAGGCAGAGGCTTAGGCATGAGATTCTACTCTCTCAGAGCGTCAGACAAGCCCTGCACTCCGGACAGAACCAGCTCAAAGAAATG TCTGTCCCAGTGCTGGAGGCCCGGGCCTGTGCTGCTGCCGGCCAGAGTGGCCTCATGGCCTTGTATGAAGCCATGTTCACACAGTACAGCACCTGCACCGCACAG ATCCTGGTGACCAACCTGGACTTCCACGACgagcagaagaggaggaacCTGAACAGCACGCTGCATGAGCTGCTACGGATGAACATCGTCCCCATCATCAACACCAACGATGCCGTGGTGCCCCCGCCTGTGCCCAACAGCGACCTGCAGGGGGTAAAT GTCATCAGCATCAAGGATAATGACAGCTTGGCAGCGAGGCTGGCTGTTGAGATGAAAGCTGACCTCCTCATCGCCCTGTCAGATGTTGAAG GCCTGTATGACAGCCCCCCAGGCACAGACGATGCAAAGCTGATAGACATCTTCTATCCAGGAGATCAGCAGTCCATCACCTACGGCACCAAGTCCAGGGTGGGCATCGGGGGCATGGAAGCAAAG GTGAAGGCAGCGTTGTGGGCGCTGCAGGGAGGTACGTCGGTCGTCATCGCCAACGGCACCCACCCCAAGGTCACAGGTCAGGTCATCACTGACATTGTGGAGGGTAAGAAGGTGGGCACCTTCTTCTCAGAGGTGAAACCTGCAG GCCCAACGGTGGAGCAGCAGACAGAGATGGCCCGGCAGGGAGGGCGGGCTCTCGCCTCTCTGCTTCCTGAGGAG AGGGGAGAGATTATCTGCAGGCTGGCCGACCTGCTgacggagaagaaggaggagatccTGAATGCTAACAAGAGAGACATGGAGCTGGCCACATCATCAG GTCGTCTTTCCGCGCCCCTGCTGAACCGTCTGAGTCTGTCCTCCTCCAAGCTGAACAGCCTGGCCATCGGTCTGCGCCAGATCGCTGTGTCGTCCCAAGAGAGCGTGGGCCGGGTGCTGCGCAGGACCCGGCTGGCCAACAACCTGCAGCTGGAGCAGATCACCGTGCCCATCGGGGTGCTGCTGGTCATCTTTGAGTCCCGGCCAGACTGTCTCCCTCAG GTGTCAGCCTTGGCCATCGCCAGTGGAAACGCTCTGCTGCTGAAGGGTGGGAAGGAGGCAGCCAACACCAACAGGACCCTGCACCAGCTCACACAGGAAGCGCTGTCTGTCCACGGGGTGAAGGAAGCCGTTCAgctg gtgagcaccagggaggaggtggaggacctgTGCAGGCTGGACCAGCTGATCGACCTGATCATCCCCAGAGGCTCATCCCAGCTGGTGAGGGAGATCCAGCGGGCAGCGAGGGGCATCCCCGTGCTGGGCCACAGCGAGGGAGTCTGCCACGTGTATGTGGATGCAGAGGCCAGCATCGACAAGGCCCTGGACATCA TCAAAGACTCCAAGTGTGACTACCCTGCTGCCTGCAACGCCATGGAGACGCTGCTCATCCACAGAGATCTGCTGAGGACACCTCTGTTTGACCAGATCATAGACATGCTCCGagtagagcag GTCAAGATCCATGCAGGGCCAAAGTTCGCGTCCTACCTCACCTTCAGCCCGTCAGAGGTCAAGTCCTTAAGGACAGAGTACGGGGACCTGGAGTGCTGCATCGAGGTGGTGGACAGCATGCAGGACGCGCTGGACCACATCCACAAGTATGGCAGCTCCCACACCGACGCCATCGTCACTGAGAATGGtgagaacacacgcacacacacagacagaaacagtcTCGTTCAGAGTGATCAGTCTCCAGATGAC ctgtgttgtgttgtgttcagaGGAGACAGCGGAACAGTTCCTGCAGCAGCTGGACAGCGCGTGTGTGTTCTGGAACGCCAGCACTCGCTTTGCTGA
- the aldh18a1 gene encoding delta-1-pyrroline-5-carboxylate synthase isoform X1 translates to MLQRFALCSRLRSRPAQANVCPLITRAVSQTKFPLTRSHGKSFAHRSELKQAKRVVVKLGSAVVTRGDECGLALGRLASVVEQVAVLQNQGREMMIVTSGAVAFGRQRLRHEILLSQSVRQALHSGQNQLKEMSVPVLEARACAAAGQSGLMALYEAMFTQYSTCTAQILVTNLDFHDEQKRRNLNSTLHELLRMNIVPIINTNDAVVPPPVPNSDLQGVNVISIKDNDSLAARLAVEMKADLLIALSDVEGLYDSPPGTDDAKLIDIFYPGDQQSITYGTKSRVGIGGMEAKVKAALWALQGGTSVVIANGTHPKVTGQVITDIVEGKKVGTFFSEVKPAGPTVEQQTEMARQGGRALASLLPEERGEIICRLADLLTEKKEEILNANKRDMELATSSGRLSAPLLNRLSLSSSKLNSLAIGLRQIAVSSQESVGRVLRRTRLANNLQLEQITVPIGVLLVIFESRPDCLPQVSALAIASGNALLLKGGKEAANTNRTLHQLTQEALSVHGVKEAVQLVSTREEVEDLCRLDQLIDLIIPRGSSQLVREIQRAARGIPVLGHSEGVCHVYVDAEASIDKALDIIKDSKCDYPAACNAMETLLIHRDLLRTPLFDQIIDMLRVEQVKIHAGPKFASYLTFSPSEVKSLRTEYGDLECCIEVVDSMQDALDHIHKYGSSHTDAIVTENEETAEQFLQQLDSACVFWNASTRFADGYRFGLGAEVGISTARIHARGPVGLEGLLTTKWVLRGDGHTAADFSEQGSMKFLHENIPVPQRNLS, encoded by the exons TCCCGCTCACCCGCTCTCATGGAAAGTCGTTTGCCCACCGCAGTGAGCTGAAGCAGGCGAAGCGCGTGGTGGTGAAGCTGGGCAGTGCTGTGGTGACCCGGGGGGATGAGTGTGGCCTGGCCCTTGGCCGCCTGGCCTCCGTCGTGGAGCAG GTGGCGGTGCTGCAGAACCAGGGCAGGGAAATGATGATCGTCACCAGCGGGGCCGTTGCGTTTGGGAGGCAGAGGCTTAGGCATGAGATTCTACTCTCTCAGAGCGTCAGACAAGCCCTGCACTCCGGACAGAACCAGCTCAAAGAAATG TCTGTCCCAGTGCTGGAGGCCCGGGCCTGTGCTGCTGCCGGCCAGAGTGGCCTCATGGCCTTGTATGAAGCCATGTTCACACAGTACAGCACCTGCACCGCACAG ATCCTGGTGACCAACCTGGACTTCCACGACgagcagaagaggaggaacCTGAACAGCACGCTGCATGAGCTGCTACGGATGAACATCGTCCCCATCATCAACACCAACGATGCCGTGGTGCCCCCGCCTGTGCCCAACAGCGACCTGCAGGGGGTAAAT GTCATCAGCATCAAGGATAATGACAGCTTGGCAGCGAGGCTGGCTGTTGAGATGAAAGCTGACCTCCTCATCGCCCTGTCAGATGTTGAAG GCCTGTATGACAGCCCCCCAGGCACAGACGATGCAAAGCTGATAGACATCTTCTATCCAGGAGATCAGCAGTCCATCACCTACGGCACCAAGTCCAGGGTGGGCATCGGGGGCATGGAAGCAAAG GTGAAGGCAGCGTTGTGGGCGCTGCAGGGAGGTACGTCGGTCGTCATCGCCAACGGCACCCACCCCAAGGTCACAGGTCAGGTCATCACTGACATTGTGGAGGGTAAGAAGGTGGGCACCTTCTTCTCAGAGGTGAAACCTGCAG GCCCAACGGTGGAGCAGCAGACAGAGATGGCCCGGCAGGGAGGGCGGGCTCTCGCCTCTCTGCTTCCTGAGGAG AGGGGAGAGATTATCTGCAGGCTGGCCGACCTGCTgacggagaagaaggaggagatccTGAATGCTAACAAGAGAGACATGGAGCTGGCCACATCATCAG GTCGTCTTTCCGCGCCCCTGCTGAACCGTCTGAGTCTGTCCTCCTCCAAGCTGAACAGCCTGGCCATCGGTCTGCGCCAGATCGCTGTGTCGTCCCAAGAGAGCGTGGGCCGGGTGCTGCGCAGGACCCGGCTGGCCAACAACCTGCAGCTGGAGCAGATCACCGTGCCCATCGGGGTGCTGCTGGTCATCTTTGAGTCCCGGCCAGACTGTCTCCCTCAG GTGTCAGCCTTGGCCATCGCCAGTGGAAACGCTCTGCTGCTGAAGGGTGGGAAGGAGGCAGCCAACACCAACAGGACCCTGCACCAGCTCACACAGGAAGCGCTGTCTGTCCACGGGGTGAAGGAAGCCGTTCAgctg gtgagcaccagggaggaggtggaggacctgTGCAGGCTGGACCAGCTGATCGACCTGATCATCCCCAGAGGCTCATCCCAGCTGGTGAGGGAGATCCAGCGGGCAGCGAGGGGCATCCCCGTGCTGGGCCACAGCGAGGGAGTCTGCCACGTGTATGTGGATGCAGAGGCCAGCATCGACAAGGCCCTGGACATCA TCAAAGACTCCAAGTGTGACTACCCTGCTGCCTGCAACGCCATGGAGACGCTGCTCATCCACAGAGATCTGCTGAGGACACCTCTGTTTGACCAGATCATAGACATGCTCCGagtagagcag GTCAAGATCCATGCAGGGCCAAAGTTCGCGTCCTACCTCACCTTCAGCCCGTCAGAGGTCAAGTCCTTAAGGACAGAGTACGGGGACCTGGAGTGCTGCATCGAGGTGGTGGACAGCATGCAGGACGCGCTGGACCACATCCACAAGTATGGCAGCTCCCACACCGACGCCATCGTCACTGAGAATG aGGAGACAGCGGAACAGTTCCTGCAGCAGCTGGACAGCGCGTGTGTGTTCTGGAACGCCAGCACTCGCTTTGCTGATGGCTACCGCTTCGGCCTGG GGGCGGAGGTTGGCATCAGCACGGCCAGAATCCACGCCCGCGGGCCTGTGGGTCTGGAGGGGCTGCTCACCACCAAGTGGGTCCTGCGGGGGGACGGACACACAGCAGCCGACTTTTCAGAGCAGGGCAGCATGAAGTTCCTCCACGAGAACATCCCTGTTCCTCAGAGGAACCTCAGCTAG
- the aldh18a1 gene encoding delta-1-pyrroline-5-carboxylate synthase isoform X2 → MLQRFALCSRLRSRPAQANVCPLITRAVSQTKFPLTRSHGKSFAHRSELKQAKRVVVKLGSAVVTRGDECGLALGRLASVVEQVAVLQNQGREMMIVTSGAVAFGRQRLRHEILLSQSVRQALHSGQNQLKEMSVPVLEARACAAAGQSGLMALYEAMFTQYSTCTAQILVTNLDFHDEQKRRNLNSTLHELLRMNIVPIINTNDAVVPPPVPNSDLQGVISIKDNDSLAARLAVEMKADLLIALSDVEGLYDSPPGTDDAKLIDIFYPGDQQSITYGTKSRVGIGGMEAKVKAALWALQGGTSVVIANGTHPKVTGQVITDIVEGKKVGTFFSEVKPAGPTVEQQTEMARQGGRALASLLPEERGEIICRLADLLTEKKEEILNANKRDMELATSSGRLSAPLLNRLSLSSSKLNSLAIGLRQIAVSSQESVGRVLRRTRLANNLQLEQITVPIGVLLVIFESRPDCLPQVSALAIASGNALLLKGGKEAANTNRTLHQLTQEALSVHGVKEAVQLVSTREEVEDLCRLDQLIDLIIPRGSSQLVREIQRAARGIPVLGHSEGVCHVYVDAEASIDKALDIIKDSKCDYPAACNAMETLLIHRDLLRTPLFDQIIDMLRVEQVKIHAGPKFASYLTFSPSEVKSLRTEYGDLECCIEVVDSMQDALDHIHKYGSSHTDAIVTENEETAEQFLQQLDSACVFWNASTRFADGYRFGLGAEVGISTARIHARGPVGLEGLLTTKWVLRGDGHTAADFSEQGSMKFLHENIPVPQRNLS, encoded by the exons TCCCGCTCACCCGCTCTCATGGAAAGTCGTTTGCCCACCGCAGTGAGCTGAAGCAGGCGAAGCGCGTGGTGGTGAAGCTGGGCAGTGCTGTGGTGACCCGGGGGGATGAGTGTGGCCTGGCCCTTGGCCGCCTGGCCTCCGTCGTGGAGCAG GTGGCGGTGCTGCAGAACCAGGGCAGGGAAATGATGATCGTCACCAGCGGGGCCGTTGCGTTTGGGAGGCAGAGGCTTAGGCATGAGATTCTACTCTCTCAGAGCGTCAGACAAGCCCTGCACTCCGGACAGAACCAGCTCAAAGAAATG TCTGTCCCAGTGCTGGAGGCCCGGGCCTGTGCTGCTGCCGGCCAGAGTGGCCTCATGGCCTTGTATGAAGCCATGTTCACACAGTACAGCACCTGCACCGCACAG ATCCTGGTGACCAACCTGGACTTCCACGACgagcagaagaggaggaacCTGAACAGCACGCTGCATGAGCTGCTACGGATGAACATCGTCCCCATCATCAACACCAACGATGCCGTGGTGCCCCCGCCTGTGCCCAACAGCGACCTGCAGGGG GTCATCAGCATCAAGGATAATGACAGCTTGGCAGCGAGGCTGGCTGTTGAGATGAAAGCTGACCTCCTCATCGCCCTGTCAGATGTTGAAG GCCTGTATGACAGCCCCCCAGGCACAGACGATGCAAAGCTGATAGACATCTTCTATCCAGGAGATCAGCAGTCCATCACCTACGGCACCAAGTCCAGGGTGGGCATCGGGGGCATGGAAGCAAAG GTGAAGGCAGCGTTGTGGGCGCTGCAGGGAGGTACGTCGGTCGTCATCGCCAACGGCACCCACCCCAAGGTCACAGGTCAGGTCATCACTGACATTGTGGAGGGTAAGAAGGTGGGCACCTTCTTCTCAGAGGTGAAACCTGCAG GCCCAACGGTGGAGCAGCAGACAGAGATGGCCCGGCAGGGAGGGCGGGCTCTCGCCTCTCTGCTTCCTGAGGAG AGGGGAGAGATTATCTGCAGGCTGGCCGACCTGCTgacggagaagaaggaggagatccTGAATGCTAACAAGAGAGACATGGAGCTGGCCACATCATCAG GTCGTCTTTCCGCGCCCCTGCTGAACCGTCTGAGTCTGTCCTCCTCCAAGCTGAACAGCCTGGCCATCGGTCTGCGCCAGATCGCTGTGTCGTCCCAAGAGAGCGTGGGCCGGGTGCTGCGCAGGACCCGGCTGGCCAACAACCTGCAGCTGGAGCAGATCACCGTGCCCATCGGGGTGCTGCTGGTCATCTTTGAGTCCCGGCCAGACTGTCTCCCTCAG GTGTCAGCCTTGGCCATCGCCAGTGGAAACGCTCTGCTGCTGAAGGGTGGGAAGGAGGCAGCCAACACCAACAGGACCCTGCACCAGCTCACACAGGAAGCGCTGTCTGTCCACGGGGTGAAGGAAGCCGTTCAgctg gtgagcaccagggaggaggtggaggacctgTGCAGGCTGGACCAGCTGATCGACCTGATCATCCCCAGAGGCTCATCCCAGCTGGTGAGGGAGATCCAGCGGGCAGCGAGGGGCATCCCCGTGCTGGGCCACAGCGAGGGAGTCTGCCACGTGTATGTGGATGCAGAGGCCAGCATCGACAAGGCCCTGGACATCA TCAAAGACTCCAAGTGTGACTACCCTGCTGCCTGCAACGCCATGGAGACGCTGCTCATCCACAGAGATCTGCTGAGGACACCTCTGTTTGACCAGATCATAGACATGCTCCGagtagagcag GTCAAGATCCATGCAGGGCCAAAGTTCGCGTCCTACCTCACCTTCAGCCCGTCAGAGGTCAAGTCCTTAAGGACAGAGTACGGGGACCTGGAGTGCTGCATCGAGGTGGTGGACAGCATGCAGGACGCGCTGGACCACATCCACAAGTATGGCAGCTCCCACACCGACGCCATCGTCACTGAGAATG aGGAGACAGCGGAACAGTTCCTGCAGCAGCTGGACAGCGCGTGTGTGTTCTGGAACGCCAGCACTCGCTTTGCTGATGGCTACCGCTTCGGCCTGG GGGCGGAGGTTGGCATCAGCACGGCCAGAATCCACGCCCGCGGGCCTGTGGGTCTGGAGGGGCTGCTCACCACCAAGTGGGTCCTGCGGGGGGACGGACACACAGCAGCCGACTTTTCAGAGCAGGGCAGCATGAAGTTCCTCCACGAGAACATCCCTGTTCCTCAGAGGAACCTCAGCTAG
- the LOC134022706 gene encoding gamma-crystallin S-1-like isoform X2, which produces MMGKIIFYEGRNFEGRHYECSGDCADMHSHFSRCNSIRVDSGCWMAYEKPNFSGYQYMLTRGKYPDHHRWSGFNDCIRSCRMIPAYSGNYRMKIFERSDFGGKMMELSDDCPNLQDRFRLRDVSSCSVMEGYWILHEHPNYRGRQYFLRPGEYNKHSDWGSLSTSIGSVRRVTELK; this is translated from the exons ATGATGGGCAAG ATAATCTTTTACGAGGGCAGGAATTTCGAGGGCCGTCACTATGAGTGCAGCGGTGACTGTGCCGACATGCACTCACACTTCTCCCGCTGCAACTCCATCCGCGTGGACAGCGGCTGCTGGATGGCCTACGAGAAGCCAAACTTCTCCGGTTACCAGTACATGCTGACCCGGGGCAAGTACCCCGACCACCACCGCTGGTCTGGCTTCAACGACTGCATCCGTTCCTGCAGAATGATTCCTGCT TACAGCGGGAACTACAGGATGAAGATCTTCGAGAGGTCGGACTTCGGGGGGAAGATGATGGAGCTGAGTGACGACTGCCCGAACCTGCAGGACCGCTTCCGCCTGCGGGATGTGTCCTCCTGCAGCGTCATGGAGGGCTACTGGATCCTGCACGAGCACCCCAACTACCGCGGTCGCCAGTACTTCCTGCGCCCCGGAGAGTACAACAAGCACAGCGACTGGGGCAGCCTCAGCACCTCCATCGGCTCTGTGCGCCGTGTCACAGAGCTCAAATAA
- the LOC134022706 gene encoding gamma-crystallin S-1-like isoform X1: protein MQDRLSAVILNWQCTILTHKWLRAVDRLVLSTFAVMMGKIIFYEGRNFEGRHYECSGDCADMHSHFSRCNSIRVDSGCWMAYEKPNFSGYQYMLTRGKYPDHHRWSGFNDCIRSCRMIPAYSGNYRMKIFERSDFGGKMMELSDDCPNLQDRFRLRDVSSCSVMEGYWILHEHPNYRGRQYFLRPGEYNKHSDWGSLSTSIGSVRRVTELK from the exons ATGCAGGACAGGCTGTCCGCTGTCATCCTGAATTGGCAATGCACAATATTG ACACATAAATGGCTCCGGGCAGTGGACAGGCTTGTCCTGTCGACCTTCGCAGTCATGATGGGCAAG ATAATCTTTTACGAGGGCAGGAATTTCGAGGGCCGTCACTATGAGTGCAGCGGTGACTGTGCCGACATGCACTCACACTTCTCCCGCTGCAACTCCATCCGCGTGGACAGCGGCTGCTGGATGGCCTACGAGAAGCCAAACTTCTCCGGTTACCAGTACATGCTGACCCGGGGCAAGTACCCCGACCACCACCGCTGGTCTGGCTTCAACGACTGCATCCGTTCCTGCAGAATGATTCCTGCT TACAGCGGGAACTACAGGATGAAGATCTTCGAGAGGTCGGACTTCGGGGGGAAGATGATGGAGCTGAGTGACGACTGCCCGAACCTGCAGGACCGCTTCCGCCTGCGGGATGTGTCCTCCTGCAGCGTCATGGAGGGCTACTGGATCCTGCACGAGCACCCCAACTACCGCGGTCGCCAGTACTTCCTGCGCCCCGGAGAGTACAACAAGCACAGCGACTGGGGCAGCCTCAGCACCTCCATCGGCTCTGTGCGCCGTGTCACAGAGCTCAAATAA